The following DNA comes from Salvelinus sp. IW2-2015 linkage group LG1, ASM291031v2, whole genome shotgun sequence.
GCTTCCATGCTcaataaatgtaatcaattaaTTAATCAGACCAGCTCCAAATGAATACATAGCTAAGTGAGCCAGCACAATGTCTATAAGTGGATCCAATGATTACTCAACAGATTAAACACAAAGTTGCAGAATAAAAGTATTAATGGCTTTATTGATCTTTACAAGTCTAAAGCAGATGACAATAGATTTCAACACAACTGGACAGGTAACAATGATGGTCATTTGCAGGCAATAATGCATTAATAATACTTTTAAAAGATCTCGCTCTTTTTCTTGTACAATTAATACAAATGTATGTGAAAGAAAAGAACAAAAACATTAGCCACATCTGGCCAGCAGAACCAGCTCCTCAAAATGTAATATAACATAAAAGGATATCTAGAACAAGGagatacatcatcatcatcacccatGTATTCATTATATTTGTTATAATAGATAGCCTACGGCAGGCAGAATTAATACATGAATACCACTCAAGTGAAGATTtgaacacaaaaaataaaaataatttcaaattgttTTGATGGATGAATCCATTTAAGACTAAATTGAGAGTAGGCCTAGTACATGAATCCAAAAGTAATGTAATTTCATAAACCAGACTGGTTATTCAATTCAACAAAAGTAAGAGGAACTATTTAAAGTATTTTCACGAAGACTTGTGTGACAATGTACAACAGATTTTAGACCTACTAAATAGACAGTTCCATACATGTCCAGCATGCATGATTGATTATAGATTCATATTACAAATCTTATTATCTTAATTTGAAAAGGTGAATTAAATGGTAGGTTTGCATCAAGAACTGGTATGAAATCATTAATATTGTTGAAACAAATAAGCTTATCAATAAAATCAGTAAAATAACTTTGGTAGCTGGTACAAAGAATACACTCACATAAAATACTCAGGCGAGGAAGGGTTGTCACTGGTAGACCCAGTTTCATGGTAACCATTCGAACCAGTCAATTTCTCGCATTTGAGTTTATATGCGTCCCTCTCGCGTGCCAGTCGGTTGAGCTCGTGCTTCAGCTGCTCCACCTGTGTGACAAGGCTGGTCTTCTCGTGCTCAAGAACGTGTTTCTGCTGAACGCGTTTGTAGCGGCACGATTGTGCGTAACCACGGTTTTTCAGGGTTCGGCGCTTCTGCTTCAGACGCATCATGTCGTCCTTGGTCAGACCCCTCAAGTGCCGATTGAGCTCCCTCACTGACATGGAGACCAGCTGGTCGTCCGAGAAGGCGCTCTCCACGTTGAGTCGTCTGTCGTGGCGATTCTGCTGATGGAGGTGGTGCGCACTAAGCTGGGAGTCGGGTGAGTGCGGAGCCGAGCTGTCGAGGTCCTGCTTGTGGTGATATTGATTTTGGCAGTGCATATCTTGCATATCAGGGTGACCCGAGAGACCGTCGGGTTGACGGATAAGTCCAGGGTACTGCTGGACATGGCCGTTGAGGTTATGTGCCGCCCCGTACCCTTCGAATTCTGCTTGGAGAGCCTGTTGGTGACCGTTCGGAGTGGGTTGGTGCCCGTGGACTGTGGTACCGATAAGGGCCTCCACTGCGTCCTCAGGTGTCAGGCCAAAAGTGTGGGGATACATTTGCTGAGAATAACCTCCACTGCTGGGCGTCCAGTAAAGATCATCAGGGTTCCTTTGCTCACCCGGATTGAAACTCGGTGACGATGGCACCGAACTGCAAGGGGTGCTGACCGGGGTAGAGGAGACTGAGTCCGGTCTCTGGAGCTCGCTGCACGGCCCAATGAATGAGTGATCAATCCCCTGCATTGTCTCCTTCTTCACTTCGAACTTCATCAAGTCGAACTCACTGACATAACCCAAAGGGGTTTTCGGCAGACCCAGATTTGTATGCGATTCGGCGGTCATTCTTTCCAGGATCTATTTGTCTTGGCCACTTCCAAGGGGCACAAAACTCTATTCTTTCATGCAGTCTTTTGCAACAATTGCACTATTGATGAGACGCTTCATACAATTAGTAAGTCCGTAAAATTAAATCTACAGTGAAAACACGCGTGCGTAAAAATGGAAAGATAACCGTCCTCTTAATCGGATA
Coding sequences within:
- the mafbb gene encoding v-maf avian musculoaponeurotic fibrosarcoma oncogene homolog Bb, with the translated sequence MTAESHTNLGLPKTPLGYVSEFDLMKFEVKKETMQGIDHSFIGPCSELQRPDSVSSTPVSTPCSSVPSSPSFNPGEQRNPDDLYWTPSSGGYSQQMYPHTFGLTPEDAVEALIGTTVHGHQPTPNGHQQALQAEFEGYGAAHNLNGHVQQYPGLIRQPDGLSGHPDMQDMHCQNQYHHKQDLDSSAPHSPDSQLSAHHLHQQNRHDRRLNVESAFSDDQLVSMSVRELNRHLRGLTKDDMMRLKQKRRTLKNRGYAQSCRYKRVQQKHVLEHEKTSLVTQVEQLKHELNRLARERDAYKLKCEKLTGSNGYHETGSTSDNPSSPEYFM